A single Rattus norvegicus strain BN/NHsdMcwi chromosome 5, GRCr8, whole genome shotgun sequence DNA region contains:
- the Gba2 gene encoding non-lysosomal glucosylceramidase isoform X2, which yields MVTCVPASEQIGCAERDSQIYSEDTGGTEAVRVTDCRSPEDSGPQNEPGYCNSEDSGQLMASYEGKARGYQVPPFGWRICLAHEFAEKRKPFQANNVSLSNLVKHFGMGLRYLKWWYRKTQVEKKTPFIDMFNSVPLRQIYGCPLGGIGGGTITRGWRGQFCRWQLNPGMYQHQTVIADQFIVCLRRDGRTVYQQVLSLELPSVLRSWNWGLCGYFAFYHALYPRAWTVYQLPGQNVTLTCRQITPILPHDYQDSSLPVGVFVWDVENEGDETLDVSIMFSMRNGLGGEDDAAGGLWNEPFRLEQDGTTVQGLLLHHPTPPNPYTMAVAARHTADTTVTYTTAFDPDSTGQQVWQDLLQDGQLDSPAGQSTPTQRGEGVAGAVCASSKLLPRGRCCLEFSLAWDMPRIMFGAKGQVHYRRYTRFFGSDGDVAPALSHYALCQYAGWENSISAWQNPVLDDRSLPAWYKSALFNELYFLADGGTVWLEVPEDSLPEELGGSMYQLRPILQDYGRFGYLEGQEYRMYNTYDVHFYASFALVMLWPKLELSLQYDMALATFKEDLTRRRYLMSGVVAPVKRRNVIPHDIGDPDDEPWLRVNAYLIHDTADWKDLNLKFVLQVYRDYYLTGDQGFLKDMWPVCLAVMESEMKFDKDQDGLIENGGYADQTYDGWVTTGPRFGDRDLQCLLRRAVAGSCGCDGPDGRSVWGPGCPG from the exons ATGGTAACCTGCGTACCTGCCTCCGAGCAGATCGGCTGTGCGGAAAGAGATTCACAAATTTATAGTGAAGATACTGGAGGCACTGAGGCTGTGCGGGTTACAGACTGCCGGAGCCCGGAGGACAGTGGACCCCAGAATGAGCCAGGCTACTGCAATTCAGAGGACTCTGGGCAGCTGATGGCCTCCTACGAGGGTAAAGCTAGGGGCTACCAGGTGCCTCCTTTTGGCTGGCGGATTTGCTTGGCTCACGAGTTTGCAGAGAAGAGGAAACCTTTTCAGGCTAACAACGTCTCTCTCAGTAATTTGGTAAAGCATTTCGGTATGGGCTTGAG GTACTTGAAGTGGTGGTACCGGAAGACGCAGGTGGAAAAGAAGACCCCTTTCATCGACATGTTCAATTCTGTACCCCTGAGACAGATCTACG GTTGCCCCTTGGGTGGCATTGGAGGAGGCACCATCACCCGGGGCTGGAGAGGCCAGTTCTGTCGTTGGCAGCTTAATCCTGGAATGTACCAGCACCAGACAGTCATTGCAGACCAA TTTATAGTATGCTTGCGTCGAGATGGGCGGACTGTGTATCAGCAAGTCCTGTCCTTGGAGCTTCCGAGTGTCCTGCGCAGCTGGAACTGGGGCCTGTGTGGTTATTTTGCTTTCTACCACGCCCTCTATCCCCGAGCCTGGACAGTCTATCAGCTTCCTGGCCAGAATGTCACCCTCACCTGTCGCCAGATCACACCTATCTTGCCTCATGATTACCAG GACAGCAGCCTCCCCGTAGGAGTGTTTGTGTGGGATGTAGAGAATGAAGGAGATGAGACTCTGGATGTGTCCATCATGTTCTCCATGCGGAATGGACTAGGAGGTGAAGATGATGCTGCCGGAGGTTTGTGGAACGAGCCCTTCCGTCTGGAACAGGATGGGACGACTGTACAGGGGCTACTCCTGCATCATCCAACCCCTCCGAACCCCTACACCATGGCTGTGGCTGCGCGACACACG GCAGATACCACAGTAACCTACACCACAGCCTTTGACCCCGACAGCACTGGGCAGCAGGTGTGGCAGGACCTACTTCAAGATGGACAGCTGGACTCCCCTGCTG GCCAGAGCACCCCGacacagagaggagagggtgTCGCTGGGGCTGTATGTGCCTCCAGCAAGCTGCTGCCACGAGGCCGGTGCTGCTTGGAGTTCTCACTGGCTTGGGATATGCCTAGGATCATGTTTGGAGCCAAAGGCCAAGTCCACTACAG GCGGTATACACGGTTCTTTGGTTCAGATGGTGATGTGGCGCCTGCCCTGAGCCACTATGCCCTGTGCCAGTATGCAGGTTGGGAGAACAGCATCTCAGCGTGGCAGAACCCAGTACTGGACGACAG ATCCTTGCCTGCCTGGTACAAATCTGCACTGTTCAATGAACTATACTTCCTGGCTGATGGAGGCACGGTGTGGCTGGAAGTTCCTGAAGACTCCCTACCAGAGGAGCTGGGAGGGAGTATGTACCAGCTGCGCCCTATTCTGCAGGACTATGGGCGATTTGGCTATCTCGAAG GCCAGGAGTACCGCATGTACAACACATACGATGTCCACTTCTACGCTTCTTTTGCTCTCGTCATGCTGTGGCCCAAACTTGAGCTCAGTCTTCAGTATGATATGG CTCTGGCAACTTTCAAGGAGGACCTGACACGGCGACGGTACCTGATGAGTGGAGTAGTGGCGCCTGTGAAAAGGAGGAACGTTATCCCTCATGATATTGGGGATCCAG ATGATGAGCCATGGCTCCGGGTCAACGCATATTTGATCCATGATACTGCTGACTGGAAGGACCTGAACCTGAAGTTTGTGTTGCAAGTTTATCGGGACTATTACCTGACAGGCGATCAAGGCTTCCTGAAGGACATGTGGCCTGTGTGTCTG GCTGTGATGGAGTCCGAAATGAAGTTTGATAAGGACCAAGATGGACTCAT
- the Gba2 gene encoding non-lysosomal glucosylceramidase isoform X3, with amino-acid sequence MVTCVPASEQIGCAERDSQIYSEDTGGTEAVRVTDCRSPEDSGPQNEPGYCNSEDSGQLMASYEGKARGYQVPPFGWRICLAHEFAEKRKPFQANNVSLSNLVKHFGMGLRYLKWWYRKTQVEKKTPFIDMFNSVPLRQIYGCPLGGIGGGTITRGWRGQFCRWQLNPGMYQHQTVIADQFIVCLRRDGRTVYQQVLSLELPSVLRSWNWGLCGYFAFYHALYPRAWTVYQLPGQNVTLTCRQITPILPHDYQDSSLPVGVFVWDVENEGDETLDVSIMFSMRNGLGGEDDAAGGLWNEPFRLEQDGTTVQGLLLHHPTPPNPYTMAVAARHTADTTVTYTTAFDPDSTGQQVWQDLLQDGQLDSPAGQSTPTQRGEGVAGAVCASSKLLPRGRCCLEFSLAWDMPRIMFGAKGQVHYRRYTRFFGSDGDVAPALSHYALCQYAGWENSISAWQNPVLDDRSLPAWYKSALFNELYFLADGGTVWLEVPEDSLPEELGGSMYQLRPILQDYGRFGYLEGQEYRMYNTYDVHFYASFALVMLWPKLELSLQYDMALATFKEDLTRRRYLMSGVVAPVKRRNVIPHDIGDPGPLPSNR; translated from the exons ATGGTAACCTGCGTACCTGCCTCCGAGCAGATCGGCTGTGCGGAAAGAGATTCACAAATTTATAGTGAAGATACTGGAGGCACTGAGGCTGTGCGGGTTACAGACTGCCGGAGCCCGGAGGACAGTGGACCCCAGAATGAGCCAGGCTACTGCAATTCAGAGGACTCTGGGCAGCTGATGGCCTCCTACGAGGGTAAAGCTAGGGGCTACCAGGTGCCTCCTTTTGGCTGGCGGATTTGCTTGGCTCACGAGTTTGCAGAGAAGAGGAAACCTTTTCAGGCTAACAACGTCTCTCTCAGTAATTTGGTAAAGCATTTCGGTATGGGCTTGAG GTACTTGAAGTGGTGGTACCGGAAGACGCAGGTGGAAAAGAAGACCCCTTTCATCGACATGTTCAATTCTGTACCCCTGAGACAGATCTACG GTTGCCCCTTGGGTGGCATTGGAGGAGGCACCATCACCCGGGGCTGGAGAGGCCAGTTCTGTCGTTGGCAGCTTAATCCTGGAATGTACCAGCACCAGACAGTCATTGCAGACCAA TTTATAGTATGCTTGCGTCGAGATGGGCGGACTGTGTATCAGCAAGTCCTGTCCTTGGAGCTTCCGAGTGTCCTGCGCAGCTGGAACTGGGGCCTGTGTGGTTATTTTGCTTTCTACCACGCCCTCTATCCCCGAGCCTGGACAGTCTATCAGCTTCCTGGCCAGAATGTCACCCTCACCTGTCGCCAGATCACACCTATCTTGCCTCATGATTACCAG GACAGCAGCCTCCCCGTAGGAGTGTTTGTGTGGGATGTAGAGAATGAAGGAGATGAGACTCTGGATGTGTCCATCATGTTCTCCATGCGGAATGGACTAGGAGGTGAAGATGATGCTGCCGGAGGTTTGTGGAACGAGCCCTTCCGTCTGGAACAGGATGGGACGACTGTACAGGGGCTACTCCTGCATCATCCAACCCCTCCGAACCCCTACACCATGGCTGTGGCTGCGCGACACACG GCAGATACCACAGTAACCTACACCACAGCCTTTGACCCCGACAGCACTGGGCAGCAGGTGTGGCAGGACCTACTTCAAGATGGACAGCTGGACTCCCCTGCTG GCCAGAGCACCCCGacacagagaggagagggtgTCGCTGGGGCTGTATGTGCCTCCAGCAAGCTGCTGCCACGAGGCCGGTGCTGCTTGGAGTTCTCACTGGCTTGGGATATGCCTAGGATCATGTTTGGAGCCAAAGGCCAAGTCCACTACAG GCGGTATACACGGTTCTTTGGTTCAGATGGTGATGTGGCGCCTGCCCTGAGCCACTATGCCCTGTGCCAGTATGCAGGTTGGGAGAACAGCATCTCAGCGTGGCAGAACCCAGTACTGGACGACAG ATCCTTGCCTGCCTGGTACAAATCTGCACTGTTCAATGAACTATACTTCCTGGCTGATGGAGGCACGGTGTGGCTGGAAGTTCCTGAAGACTCCCTACCAGAGGAGCTGGGAGGGAGTATGTACCAGCTGCGCCCTATTCTGCAGGACTATGGGCGATTTGGCTATCTCGAAG GCCAGGAGTACCGCATGTACAACACATACGATGTCCACTTCTACGCTTCTTTTGCTCTCGTCATGCTGTGGCCCAAACTTGAGCTCAGTCTTCAGTATGATATGG CTCTGGCAACTTTCAAGGAGGACCTGACACGGCGACGGTACCTGATGAGTGGAGTAGTGGCGCCTGTGAAAAGGAGGAACGTTATCCCTCATGATATTGGGGATCCAG GTCCCCTCCCCTCCAACAGATGA
- the Rgp1 gene encoding RAB6A-GEF complex partner protein 2 isoform X1 — protein sequence MPPSSEPVSQGRAGEDDLHVFGSGAAMIEVVAELSRGPVFLAGEALECVVTVTNPLPPTATSASSEALAWASAQIHCQFHASESRVALPPPDSSQPDVQPDSQTVFLPHRGERGQCILSTPPKILFCDLRLDPGESKSYSYSEVLPTEGPPSFRGQSVKYVYKLTIGCQRVNSPITLLRVPLRVLVLTGLQDVHFPQDEAVAPSSPFLEEDDSGKKDSWLAELAGERLMAATSCRSLHLYNISDGRGKVGTFGIFKSVYRLGEDVVGTLNLGEGTVACLQFSVSLQTEERVQPEYQRRRGTGVAPSVSHVTHARHQESCLHTTRTSFSLPIPLCSTPGFCTAIVSLKWRLHFEFVTSREPGLVLLPPLEQPEPATWTGPEQVPVDTFSWDLPIKVLPTSPTLVSYAAPGPSTSSITI from the exons ATGCCACCGAGCTCTGAGCCGGTCTCGCAGGGGCGGGCAGGTGAGGACGACCTCCATGT ATTTGGTTCTGGAGCTGCCATGATTGAAGTGGTAGCTGAGCTGAGCCGAGGTCCTGTATTTCTGGCCGGGGAGGCTCTGGAATGTGTGGTGACTGTTACTAATCCCCTGCCCCCGACCGCCACTTCTGCATCCAG TGAGGCTCTGGCCTGGGCCAGTGCCCAGATCCACTGCCAGTTCCATGCCAGCGAGAGTCGAGTAGCACTGCCACCCCCTGACTCTAGTCAGCCAGATGTCCAGCCTGACAGCCAGACTGTCTTCCTGCCGCACCGAG GTGAGAGGGGCCAGTGTATCCTGTCTACTCCACCAAAAATTCTGTTCTGTGACCTGAGGCTAGACCCTGGAGAGTCCAAATCAT ACTCCTACAGTGAAGTGCTGCCCACAGAGGGGCCACCTTCCTTTCGGGGTCAGTCAGTCAAGTATGTCTACAAATTGACCATTGGCTGCCAGCGTGTCAACTCACCCATCACTTTACTCCGAGTCCCTTTGAGAGTTCTCGTGCTGACTG GTCTTCAAGATGTCCACTTTCCCCAGGATGAGGCTGTGGCTCCATCCAGTCCATTCTTAGAGGAGGACGACAGTGGGAAGAAGGATTCATGGCTGGCTGAGCTAGCGGGCGAGCGCCTCATGGCCGCTACATCCTGCCGCAGCCTCC ATCTGTATAATATCAGCGATGGCCGAGGGAAAGTTGGGACATTTGGTATCTTCAAATCTGTGTACAGACTCGGCGAGGACGTGGTGGGGACCTTAAACTTAGGGGAAGGAACTGTAGCTTGTCTGCAG TTTTCAGTAAGCTTGCAAACTGAAGAGCGGGTACAGCCTGAATACCAGCGACGCCGTGGGACCGGAGTTGCCCCTTCTGTGTCTCATGTGACTCATGCCCGGCACCAGGAGTCCTGCCTACATACAACCAGAACCagcttctctctccccatccctctatGCTCTACCCCTGGCTTCTGCACTGCCATTG TGTCCTTGAAGTGGCGATTACATTTTGAATTTGTAACATCCCGAGAACCAGGATTGGTGCTTCTGCCTCCATTGGAGCAGCCCGAGCCTGCAACCTGGACAGGACCTGAACAGGTGCCTGTAGACACCTTCAGCTGGGACCTCCCCATCAAAGTGCTTCCTACAAGCCCCACCCTGGTCTCATATGCTGCCCCAGGCCCTAGCACCAGCAGTATAACTATCTGA
- the Rgp1 gene encoding RAB6A-GEF complex partner protein 2: MIEVVAELSRGPVFLAGEALECVVTVTNPLPPTATSASSEALAWASAQIHCQFHASESRVALPPPDSSQPDVQPDSQTVFLPHRGERGQCILSTPPKILFCDLRLDPGESKSYSYSEVLPTEGPPSFRGQSVKYVYKLTIGCQRVNSPITLLRVPLRVLVLTGLQDVHFPQDEAVAPSSPFLEEDDSGKKDSWLAELAGERLMAATSCRSLHLYNISDGRGKVGTFGIFKSVYRLGEDVVGTLNLGEGTVACLQFSVSLQTEERVQPEYQRRRGTGVAPSVSHVTHARHQESCLHTTRTSFSLPIPLCSTPGFCTAIVSLKWRLHFEFVTSREPGLVLLPPLEQPEPATWTGPEQVPVDTFSWDLPIKVLPTSPTLVSYAAPGPSTSSITI, encoded by the exons ATGATTGAAGTGGTAGCTGAGCTGAGCCGAGGTCCTGTATTTCTGGCCGGGGAGGCTCTGGAATGTGTGGTGACTGTTACTAATCCCCTGCCCCCGACCGCCACTTCTGCATCCAG TGAGGCTCTGGCCTGGGCCAGTGCCCAGATCCACTGCCAGTTCCATGCCAGCGAGAGTCGAGTAGCACTGCCACCCCCTGACTCTAGTCAGCCAGATGTCCAGCCTGACAGCCAGACTGTCTTCCTGCCGCACCGAG GTGAGAGGGGCCAGTGTATCCTGTCTACTCCACCAAAAATTCTGTTCTGTGACCTGAGGCTAGACCCTGGAGAGTCCAAATCAT ACTCCTACAGTGAAGTGCTGCCCACAGAGGGGCCACCTTCCTTTCGGGGTCAGTCAGTCAAGTATGTCTACAAATTGACCATTGGCTGCCAGCGTGTCAACTCACCCATCACTTTACTCCGAGTCCCTTTGAGAGTTCTCGTGCTGACTG GTCTTCAAGATGTCCACTTTCCCCAGGATGAGGCTGTGGCTCCATCCAGTCCATTCTTAGAGGAGGACGACAGTGGGAAGAAGGATTCATGGCTGGCTGAGCTAGCGGGCGAGCGCCTCATGGCCGCTACATCCTGCCGCAGCCTCC ATCTGTATAATATCAGCGATGGCCGAGGGAAAGTTGGGACATTTGGTATCTTCAAATCTGTGTACAGACTCGGCGAGGACGTGGTGGGGACCTTAAACTTAGGGGAAGGAACTGTAGCTTGTCTGCAG TTTTCAGTAAGCTTGCAAACTGAAGAGCGGGTACAGCCTGAATACCAGCGACGCCGTGGGACCGGAGTTGCCCCTTCTGTGTCTCATGTGACTCATGCCCGGCACCAGGAGTCCTGCCTACATACAACCAGAACCagcttctctctccccatccctctatGCTCTACCCCTGGCTTCTGCACTGCCATTG TGTCCTTGAAGTGGCGATTACATTTTGAATTTGTAACATCCCGAGAACCAGGATTGGTGCTTCTGCCTCCATTGGAGCAGCCCGAGCCTGCAACCTGGACAGGACCTGAACAGGTGCCTGTAGACACCTTCAGCTGGGACCTCCCCATCAAAGTGCTTCCTACAAGCCCCACCCTGGTCTCATATGCTGCCCCAGGCCCTAGCACCAGCAGTATAACTATCTGA
- the Msmp gene encoding prostate-associated microseminoprotein precursor, whose product MALRILWAGQAKGILGGWRVICLVVSLVLQHPGVNSKCYFQAQAPCQYEGKYFTLGESWLRKDCFHCTCLHPVGVGCCDTSQHPIDFPAGCELQQEAGTCQFSLVQKADPRLPCKGGGPDLEWGSANTPARGAPAPHSS is encoded by the exons ATGGCTCTAAGGATACTCTGGGCTGGACAGGCCAAGGGGATCCTGGGAGGCTGGAGGGTCATCTGCTTGGTGGTGTCCCTGGTCCTGCAGCACCCAGGAGTCAACAGCAAGTGCTACTTCCAAGCTCAAG CTCCCTGCCAGTACGAGGGTAAATATTTCACTCTGGGTGAATCTTGGCTCCGCAAGGACTGCTTCCATTGTACCTGTCTGCATCCTGTTGGTGTGGGCTGCTGTGACAC GTCTCAGCATCCCATTGACTTCCCTGCTGGGTGTGAACTGCAACAGGAGGCCGGAACCTGTCAGTTTTCCCTGGTGCAAAAAGCTGACCCTCGGCTGCCCTGCAAAGGGGGAGGACCTGACTTAGAATGGGGCTCGGCTAACACCCCTGCTCGTGGGGCTCCTGCCCCCCACTCCAGCTAA